From the genome of Roseivivax sp. THAF197b:
ATAGGTGAAATGAGGTCATGGCAGATGCGCGAGCCTATCAGCGCCGCCAACTCTGCGTTACCGTGCTGGGGAACCACTATATCATGCATGAGGCCGACCGATGTCCGAGGATCTGAACGCGATGCTGGAGCCGGGCATGCTGGTCGAGCATCCCGACCGGCCCGATTGGGGACGGGGACAGGTGCAGTCCAACATAAACGGGCGCATCACGGTGAACTTCAGGGATGAGG
Proteins encoded in this window:
- a CDS encoding DUF3553 domain-containing protein, with protein sequence MSEDLNAMLEPGMLVEHPDRPDWGRGQVQSNINGRITVNFRDEGKVVIDGSRVFLIPVFGEG